The DNA window TTATCGTTTTTGAAAATAAAGACATACTTCTTACTCGCTTTAGGTGAAATAGGTATCTAGAAAAAGCGTCTCCGGTACAGTCCGCACTGTTCACGTATACTGTTCAACGCAATATGTCATTATCCATCAATGCATCACGTTCAAATCAATGCACAAGACAGACAATCAGATTGTTCATTTCCCATTCAGAAGTCAAATGATCATTAATAATGAAACAATCTTTAATCATTACGTCATGCTAGAAAGGATATTGCGCTGATAAATATGCTCGAACTCAGGAACCGCCGCAATCGGGGCATTGGCTATCCAACCGTGCCCCCGCTGACTTTTGAAATCAAAATAGTCGCGATATTCTGCATTCGTCAGAAAGTTATAAGTTAAAGAAATACTGGGCGATAAAGTATGTACTTCATGGGATAACCCTTTCGGGATCAACATAATTTCACCCGGCAACAGGTCAAATTGCCAAATATGATCCTTCTGTCGGCTCTGGCGGGCAGATTGATGCATCATCGATGGGTCAACCGATGGCGATAAATCAGCGCGCCCTTCCGCGGTATTTCTGACCACATCCTCCAGTGATTCGGAAAAAATCCAGCCCGCTTTTCGGCCGACCACTTGGCACAGCACCGCATTCGTTCTCATTCCATCAACATGCAGGCGGGTACATGCGCCCGGTGCGGAGAAATAAAGCCCCCAATCCTGACACATACGCTTGTTGGGATGAAGAGAACCAACCTGAACCCAAGGGATCTTATAGCCACTTTCAGGCAGGAAATAAGGCCGTTGCCAATGATCCTGAATGCGTTGGAACGCCAGAAAACTAAATGAATCGGTTTTTACCCGATGTCCCAATCCCCACGTGAATAACAGATGCTTAAAGAATGAATCGTAAGTGTAACGGAGATAATCCAGATCATTGCCCATTTCCCCCAATTCAACCGCAGGTAACGAGGCAATTTCCTGTAAATAAGTACGCAACTCAACTTTGCTTTTTGGTTTAAAGCCCGCATCCTGCAACTGCACGGACATGTTGCCGAACTCCCTGGCAAAATAATCAAAATTCCAGATTTGCTTCGCTTGCCAATCCTTCAAGCCGTCCGCCACAATCACGGGTTCTTTTTTCAGTAAATAACGTTCACTGAACTCAGCGACCGAGATACCCGTGACTTTCTCCACCGTTTGGTATTCCGCTGATTCAAGGCGCATCAATGCATCACTGCTTTCCTTCTCTCGCTGTATTTTCTTACTGCGCCGATAAATGCTGACCTCTTCGTGAGCCCACATTGCAATATCACCGAGCGCATTCCAGGTCGTGTCGAAAAAACTCATTTTTTCCTCCTAAAAATTAAACTCTGAATCGACATCCTGATCATTGACCTGAGCGGATGCCATTGATGCATAGCCATAATTGAGATTTGTAAGCAGTTCCTTTATTTCCGCATCAGGATCTGCAATGACTTCATCTATCAACGTAAAGAAGTAATCAAACACTGCTGTTACGGTCTCTTCACTGAACATATGCCGGCGGAACTGAATTGTGCAGTCAAACGCATTTTTGGTTTCAGACACATCCATCGCCAGGTCGAACTTAACGGCTTCCAGTGTCAATTCGAGCCGGGAAAACGCATTTCCTTCCTCAAACTCATTCGCTCCATTCAGGCTCAATGGCAGATAACCGAACACCACATCAAACAGCGGATGTTTCCCCTGACGGCTCTGGAAGTCACTCTCAGCACTGAGATCTTCCAGCAATGCACTCATCGGATAGGTTTGATAAGGCGCACTTTCAGCCCACTGTGCATTCAGCTCCAGCAAATAATCCGCCATCGAGGCTCCTGCCTCTGGCTCCATTTTCAAGGCCAGCATATTGACGAGATAACCGACCAGCGCCAACTCTTCCGGCTGCATACGCCCTGTTACCGGCACACCGAGCAAGAAAGAATCCGTTCGGGCAATTTTCGCCATCAAGACCCCAAAGACCCCCAGGAAAAAAATAAACGGAGAGAGACCAAGCTCCTCACAGAGTTGTTTTACTTCCGCACTGGTTTGCAATGAAAGGCTTTTATCCACCGTGATCCCGTGATGGTTTTCGGCATCGTTACGCCAATCCCAGCAATATCCTTCCACCACCGGCAATGACAATGGTGCCGGCAGTGGCAACAAATTGGCGAGCCAGTAGGCTTTATCTTTCCGTACCTTATCTTCACTTTCAGATCCCTGCCTGTAGCGCCGATAGGCGGCGAAACTATACTCCGGCGCAGAAAGTGTCTGCCCTTGCAACAAACGTTGAAAATCATCGGTCAGAATCCCCAAGGATACGGCGTCGCATACAATGTGATGGACAACAATCAATACTTGGTGGAATGGCACTGCATCAGACCCAGTGAGGATCAGGGCGCGGATGGGTAAGTGGTTATGCAGGTCAAAAGGCATATTGGCGAACTGTTCGAGACGAGCTAAATTCTCCTCCTCCGTTTCCGCAGCTTCAAACACCGATAAACTCACTTTAGCATCAAGCTGGGGCAGCATTATCAAATCGGCGCCCTGTCTTTCAAACAGGCACTTCAATACCGGATGCCTGTCAACCACCTGCCCGATTGCCTCAGCAATGACAGACGAACTGAATGAAAGCGGGCACCGAAACGCTATTGGCATGTTGTAACTGCCATTGGTAAATGTTGTTTGGTGGATATACAGCAAATCCTGATCTGCGCTGGCAACAATCGGCCCGGACAAATCAACGGACGGTAAAACCGGATGGAAGGTGCTCTGTTCACTGGAAAACTGTCGTTCAATCTCACGGATGGTGGGTTGGGCGAAAAAGTCCTGAATGGAAATGCGCTTACCGAGTTTTTTATAGACTTTTTCTGCCATCACGATAGTTTTCAGGCTATCCCCGCCCAGCTCCATAAATTTGTCATCAATTCCCATGTTATCTACGCCGAGGGTGTGGCTCCAAATTGCGGCAATTTCCTTCTGCATCTCACTAACTGCCGGCTGATAAACAGACGTCAGCGTATTTGGTCTGGGCTTCAATTTGATGCGGTTGACCGTTTGCGGCTTGCTTCCCCAGTTAGCAGCCCGCCTGCCTCCCCAAGCATACAATCTGTCCATAAATTGCCCTGCTGAGAATATTTTCTGGTTTTCACGGTCATATTCACGCAAGCTGCGCTCGAACAGGGCGGGAAACTCCGTAGCGGAAAGTGCAACTTCATTTGCCCCCCAGGTCAATTCATTCCGCCGCTGCTCCCCGTCAAAATGAATCGTTTCCCAGTTCACCACAATCCAGCGGGAGCTTTGTGGACGCTGGTTCTGTCTCCGCGCCCAACCATCCAGAAACAGGTTCGCTGTGGCGTAAGGGGCATGGGCAATTCCGCCAAAAAATGCCGACATCGAAGAGGTAACAAAGCAATATTCGACCGGATTGTGCTCAAAAATCTTGTGCTCAAAAACCTTAGCAAGTATTTCCGCCACTTGCGCTTTTGGTTTTAATTGCGCGTGGTAGTGACCTGCATTGAGTTGAGCCAATGGTGAAAACGAATCGCCATCAGTCACCCCCGCAGCATGAATAACCGTGTGAATATCCCCCAAACGCTGGCGAATAGACTCGAACAATGCCAATGCATCCGCTTCGGTTTCTAGTGCATAGGGGAAAATTTCCGCCGCGCTGGCACCCGCTTCCCTCAGTTCTGCTTGTAAGTGTTGCATCGCCGGAGTGTCTGCGCTCTGACGGCTGACCAATGCCAAGCGCCCCTGAAAGCGTTGCGCTATCACCTGTGCCATCGCTTTTCCCATTCGGCCACCCGCACCGGTGATGACATACGTTTTCCCCATGAAATGGGATTCATCCACCACCTCGTTTTCTTCAGCATCGGGACAGCGAAAATCTTCTACAAACAACCCTTCGGCATTCAGTTTAAGCGGTCCATGCAGAGACGTTTGCAACAGTCTGGTCAGTGAATCCGGCAACCAATGCGCATCGGGGGCTAAGGCGTTTACATGCTGTACATTCTGCAAATATAAAAACGCACAAGTGATACCGGGGATCTCTTGCGGCATAACCAGCGCTAATGTCTTAAGTGCCGCTTCCGTCAGGGATGATTCCACCAAGTAACTGTTATCCCTGACAGTGTCCGGCAAAACCAAATAAATATGCACGGAAGTAAATGCAGAAAAATCCGTTTCTGCCAACGCCTTGCCCCATTCAGATAAAATGTGCAGCGAATCTGTCGCAAAAGAAAAGCTATTCGGCGGAAATGCGAGTGACAATACCAGAGAGGGGTTAGCTGGCTGCTCACCAGACAATGTTGTCAGTGCGTTCCGGATTTGCATCGGACACCGCATATTCAGACTGGTCATTTCAACCTGATTTGTATCAACCCAACCATTTGATAGCTCGGCCAAAGAGTGATCAAGCAGTAAGACAGCACGGAGATTATTCTCTTGTTGCGTCACTTTCGGCAGGCGAACAGGTTTCCAGAATGGCAACAATAAACCCGGTGCATTTTTAGATAAATTCTTGCCTTCCGGCGCAGCAATAACATTGGCGACTTGCATCCAGGTTTTGTCTGTAATATGCGCCGTGCCATGCTCTTCACGCAGGAAAGCATATCCGGGCACATCCATGAGGGGTTGCCCTTGGTAGGCAACTGACAGCACCTCCGCTGGCTCTTTAATCTGGCCGGAAATCCAATCGGTGATAGCCTGCTTACTTTCTTGTTGAAAACCAAGCTGTAAAAAATCAAGGCACAGCGCCACGACATCCCCTTCTTCCCCCATTTCCAGATAGGCTTTAATTTGCTGCATCAGGGTAAATTTTGAGTCAGCCACAAACATCACCCGACACGGGAAGCTATGCCGTTTGTTCAGGGTATGGGATAACGCGGGTAAATCCAGATCGGTCTGCACCACCAGCCACTGGGAAATTAATTCCAATTGCTGCGCCAGTGAGGCTTTATTTTTCGCAGAAAATGGGAAAAAACAGATTGCAGCGGATTTCTCCCCGTCCCCCGAAACCGTATCAGCTATATGCAAAGGTGTATTGTTCAAAGGAACGTGAGCGTTCGGGGAAAGATATTGTTGCAGCACCACATGCGCATTGGTTCCCCCAATACCAAAACTGCTCACGCCGCCCGTTCTCAATTTTCCGGCTTGTGGCAACCACGGTTCAGCTTGCGTATTGATATAAAAAGGGGATTGCTCAAATTCCAACTGTGGATTAGGGTGCTGAAAATACAGTGTCGGCGGAATGATGCCATGCCGGAGAGCCAGAACCATTTTGATAAAACCAGCAATGCCAGCGGCTGAATCCAAGTGCCCGATATTGGTTTTTACTGCACCCAAGGCGCACTGATTTAATGCCCCGACGTTTTTATCGGCCGCTCTGCCTGCATTGAAAACCTCACGCAATGCCATGAATTCAATGCTGTCACCTAACGCTGTCGCTGTTCCATGGCATTCAATAAAATCCAAATCTGCGGCATTCAGTTCAGCCATCTGCAACGCAGAACGGATCACTTCCGCCTGCCCTTTAACACTCGGTGCGGTATAACCTACCTTACGGGCACCATCATTGTTGATGGCAGAGCCTTTCAGTATTGCCCAAATGGGGTCATTATCAGCAATCGCATCCCCTGCCCGACGCAACACCACCGCTCCCAAGCCACTCCCGAACACACTGCCGGTTGCATCCCGATCAAATGCTCGGGTCTGCCCATCTTTTGAGAACAACATGCCATCCTGATAAAGATGACCATTTTGTTGCGGCAGCAATAGACTGACACCTCCTGCTACCGCAAAGTCACATTCACCACTGAGCAGGCTTTGCACAGCCTGATGCACACTGACCAAGCTGGTCGAGCATGCAGTCTGGAGAGTAAAACTAGGGCCTTCCAACCCCAGTTTCCAAGAAATCAGCGTACTCATGGCATCTTTATTGGCTAATTGCGAAGCCAAAAAACCACCGACATTCTCAACCTGTTCAGACAGCATTGCCTGCATTGTCCATTGCACGGTACTGCGGGCACCCAAGAACAGCCCGATATTGCGCCCCCGTTTGTCCGGGTCAATACCGGCATTCTCCAACGCATGCCAGACACACTGCATCATCAAACGGGTTTGTGGATCTAAAAGCGCGGCCTCTGCCTGACTGTAGCCAAAGAACTCCGCGTCAAAATAATTTGCTCCAGCCAACACTCCATTGACCGGCACAAAATCGATATTGCGTATCTTGCTGATATCATGCCCTGCCTGAACCAGCTCCTCTTCCGTAAAGCGTGAGATCCCCTCCTCGCCCATCAATAAATTCCGCCAAAACTCATTGCTGTCTTCAGCCCCCGGAAAACGACCTGACAATCCAACCACTGCGATATCCAAATCTTCTCTTATTTCTGTACTCATGATCCTTTACCTTGTTCTAAGTCTGTACTATCAGTTACATAAAATTGTCAGGTGATAATTGCTTAATGAATTCAGCGTGACTGCCGTGGCAACGGTGAACAGCACAATGAGTAGAACGCCGTTCTGTCAGCTGCTGCGTCAATCCGGCAATGCTTTCAGCGTCTGCATCATCAGAAAAAAACATCTCAACGGGAATAGAATTCAATGACAGAGCAAGTACTCGCTCATAGAATGTTTGACTTTCAAGGATCTGATGCTGTAGCCAATAATGATGCCACTCTTGGTAGAGGGTCGGAGATACCTGTCGTAATGCCCCGACATCAATATCAGCCTCGATTTCACTGTTGATTCCGGCCTGATGGTTCATGTCACGGAATACCTGCATAAAGTCCGCATACAAAGTATCGCCGTCAAATAAATCGGTTTTCAGATTCGGATCGAAAAACACCAGCTTATCAATTCGCTGTAACAAATCATGCATCGACAAATCCCCTTGTGCCAAAAACATCGGTGACAGCAATGCGGCCAGCATCTCAGCACCAAGTGAATAGCCGCCCAACCAAAGGGGGCGTGACGAAGAATTTCCCTGCGCTTTAAGATGTGACACCAAGGTGTCCAACAACTTCTCTTTGAACGCTGATTCAGACATGTTTTCAGTGGCAGCCGGCTGGGCGGTCAATACAGAAACAGTTACCCGGCCCGCCAAATTATTCGCCAATGCCTGTAACTCAACCAATTCCCCTAACGCGGGCGGCAGCAACAGCAGTTTAGGAAGCGTCGGATCATCCATGTTCAGGCAACGCTCCACCAAACGGGCATCAGGGTTGCCAACAGAATGTCCAATCTCTTTTTGTCGTGACTGGATTAACGTCCACTGCTCACCAATGGTGGCATTGCGGAATACATCGACAGGGCTGAACATGACATCAAACAAAGTTTCCAGCTGGCTCGCCAGACGTACGGCGCTCAAGGATGATCCCGATATCAGGAAGAAATCAGAATTCAGTGTCAGTGCACCTTTGTAGCCCAGACATTTTTTCCAGCAATCCATCAGTTTTTGCAGGGTTTCATCTGCTGCCGGATCTTGTTCATCCTGTATTCGTTGCTCGCACTCCAGCCATTGATGAAACAAGGCCACAATTTGCTGCCTGTCCATCTTACCGACATCCGTGCGGGGTAAACTTTCTACTGAAAATATTGCCGATGGCAGGTGAGAACGCGGATAGTGACGAGCCAAATACTGTTGCAGGCCAGATTGAATATTTTCCTGCTGCGCGCTGTTTTCGCCTTCAATCGCCAGCACCAAACAGGCTTCGGATGTTCCGGCAAATGCCACCGCAGCCCCCGCCGCAATAATGCCCGGATACTGTCTGGTTCGATTCTCCAGTTCACCCAAGCCAATAAAATTGCCGCGAACTTTACAGCTATCATCCATGCGTCCCTTGAGATAAAACAGACCGTTTTTGTCCGCCATCGCCAGGTCACCGGTACGGAAGAAAAAGCCCTGCTCATCCTGACCAAATTTACTGGCAGTCAGAATCGGATCTTTCAGATAGCCATGATGTTCAAAGTCACCATAGATGACCAACTCTCCCCACTGACCAGCACGGAGCCGGATGTCATTTTTATCAACAATGGCAAACGCAACATGTTCAAAGGGAGTTCCAATGGACAGGGCTGTATCAGAGGCCAGACGTGCACAATCAACCATGGAAACAGCAATGCATGTTTCTGTCGGGCCATAACTGTTCCAAATCTGCGTTCTGCCGAGTAATTGTTCGATATCTCCGGCAACCAAGAAGTCGCCGCCACTAATACACACCTTGGGCAACGGCCCCAAATCTGGCATGCGGTTCCAGGCAGAGAAAAGCGCCGGGGCTGCCGAAATGACATCAGGACGGTAACGGCGCAAAAAAGCATTCGCTTTGCGCTCATCCAATAAGCTGTAACGATCGGCAACAATACTCGTTCCCTGCAATGCCCAAGCCAACAGGATTTCTTCAATGTGACCATCAAAACTGGGAGAAAACTGCTGAACTATGCGTACTCCCTGCTGTGCATTATTTATCTGCAACGCCTCATTCGACGACAGCCTATTGACAAGGGAATCCACATACTGCGCCGCTGTATTTGCCGTGACGCAAATACCTTTCGGCCGGCCGGTTGTGCCAGAGCTGTATAATATCCATGCAATAGGATTATCATCACAGGTTTTAACACTGTGAAAATCACGCCAATCCATCGCCACCGTTCCGGCTCCTGCGCTGATATCCATATTCACCACCAAATCCGGCTCGGCGTGGCGAATAACTTCTTTGAAGCGCTCTTCCGGAGTATCTATTTCCAACGCTAGATAGGTTGTATGTGTCAGCAAACAGGCAGCCAAAAACGC is part of the Xenorhabdus cabanillasii genome and encodes:
- a CDS encoding cupin-like domain-containing protein; translation: MSFFDTTWNALGDIAMWAHEEVSIYRRSKKIQREKESSDALMRLESAEYQTVEKVTGISVAEFSERYLLKKEPVIVADGLKDWQAKQIWNFDYFAREFGNMSVQLQDAGFKPKSKVELRTYLQEIASLPAVELGEMGNDLDYLRYTYDSFFKHLLFTWGLGHRVKTDSFSFLAFQRIQDHWQRPYFLPESGYKIPWVQVGSLHPNKRMCQDWGLYFSAPGACTRLHVDGMRTNAVLCQVVGRKAGWIFSESLEDVVRNTAEGRADLSPSVDPSMMHQSARQSRQKDHIWQFDLLPGEIMLIPKGLSHEVHTLSPSISLTYNFLTNAEYRDYFDFKSQRGHGWIANAPIAAVPEFEHIYQRNILSSMT
- a CDS encoding SDR family NAD(P)-dependent oxidoreductase, translated to MSTEIREDLDIAVVGLSGRFPGAEDSNEFWRNLLMGEEGISRFTEEELVQAGHDISKIRNIDFVPVNGVLAGANYFDAEFFGYSQAEAALLDPQTRLMMQCVWHALENAGIDPDKRGRNIGLFLGARSTVQWTMQAMLSEQVENVGGFLASQLANKDAMSTLISWKLGLEGPSFTLQTACSTSLVSVHQAVQSLLSGECDFAVAGGVSLLLPQQNGHLYQDGMLFSKDGQTRAFDRDATGSVFGSGLGAVVLRRAGDAIADNDPIWAILKGSAINNDGARKVGYTAPSVKGQAEVIRSALQMAELNAADLDFIECHGTATALGDSIEFMALREVFNAGRAADKNVGALNQCALGAVKTNIGHLDSAAGIAGFIKMVLALRHGIIPPTLYFQHPNPQLEFEQSPFYINTQAEPWLPQAGKLRTGGVSSFGIGGTNAHVVLQQYLSPNAHVPLNNTPLHIADTVSGDGEKSAAICFFPFSAKNKASLAQQLELISQWLVVQTDLDLPALSHTLNKRHSFPCRVMFVADSKFTLMQQIKAYLEMGEEGDVVALCLDFLQLGFQQESKQAITDWISGQIKEPAEVLSVAYQGQPLMDVPGYAFLREEHGTAHITDKTWMQVANVIAAPEGKNLSKNAPGLLLPFWKPVRLPKVTQQENNLRAVLLLDHSLAELSNGWVDTNQVEMTSLNMRCPMQIRNALTTLSGEQPANPSLVLSLAFPPNSFSFATDSLHILSEWGKALAETDFSAFTSVHIYLVLPDTVRDNSYLVESSLTEAALKTLALVMPQEIPGITCAFLYLQNVQHVNALAPDAHWLPDSLTRLLQTSLHGPLKLNAEGLFVEDFRCPDAEENEVVDESHFMGKTYVITGAGGRMGKAMAQVIAQRFQGRLALVSRQSADTPAMQHLQAELREAGASAAEIFPYALETEADALALFESIRQRLGDIHTVIHAAGVTDGDSFSPLAQLNAGHYHAQLKPKAQVAEILAKVFEHKIFEHNPVEYCFVTSSMSAFFGGIAHAPYATANLFLDGWARRQNQRPQSSRWIVVNWETIHFDGEQRRNELTWGANEVALSATEFPALFERSLREYDRENQKIFSAGQFMDRLYAWGGRRAANWGSKPQTVNRIKLKPRPNTLTSVYQPAVSEMQKEIAAIWSHTLGVDNMGIDDKFMELGGDSLKTIVMAEKVYKKLGKRISIQDFFAQPTIREIERQFSSEQSTFHPVLPSVDLSGPIVASADQDLLYIHQTTFTNGSYNMPIAFRCPLSFSSSVIAEAIGQVVDRHPVLKCLFERQGADLIMLPQLDAKVSLSVFEAAETEEENLARLEQFANMPFDLHNHLPIRALILTGSDAVPFHQVLIVVHHIVCDAVSLGILTDDFQRLLQGQTLSAPEYSFAAYRRYRQGSESEDKVRKDKAYWLANLLPLPAPLSLPVVEGYCWDWRNDAENHHGITVDKSLSLQTSAEVKQLCEELGLSPFIFFLGVFGVLMAKIARTDSFLLGVPVTGRMQPEELALVGYLVNMLALKMEPEAGASMADYLLELNAQWAESAPYQTYPMSALLEDLSAESDFQSRQGKHPLFDVVFGYLPLSLNGANEFEEGNAFSRLELTLEAVKFDLAMDVSETKNAFDCTIQFRRHMFSEETVTAVFDYFFTLIDEVIADPDAEIKELLTNLNYGYASMASAQVNDQDVDSEFNF